Genomic segment of Panicum virgatum strain AP13 chromosome 2K, P.virgatum_v5, whole genome shotgun sequence:
GAGTGAATGTACAGTAGTAGTTCATCAGCGTAGGTAGTAGGACAGAGAAGCGCTATTCAGAGCCTTCTGATCCTGCAAGTGGACAAGTGGTGAAGGACGATGGCTATTAGTGCAATACACTTTGTACTCTTGTATTTGTAGTACTCTGACACGATTAGAAGGACGGAAATTGAACAGTCTCTCAATCTTAAATTCTTAATGAAGTGACAGGCATCATTCTTTGCTACCACTTTGAAAATTTTGCGATGTGAAGCCTTTTTAAGTCAGCAATCAACAGGGGCTGGGCAAAAACCAATACCTACAGGAAAAATCAGCTCTTGTTTTTGTGTtgcttttaattttaaatttatatgAAACCTGCGAATaagggccttgtttggttcgcaCTAGGGGTTTCTAGTGCACACAagctgagaaaaaaaaattcgcaTGCATAgagtgctaaatgaagtctatttgcaaaatctttttagagaTGATATAACTTTTcgcaaagaatctaatgacggtaattaatcgatgattggctacaatgatgctatagtaatcatcctctaatcacgcggtcaaatgcctcattagattcttcaaatGCAGGGGTTctagagttggttttgtaaactgactttgtttaacaccgtaattagcggtcaaaatttTATAATACTCCCTAATGGagggaaccaaacaaggccaagaaTAGAGAATGTTCGCACACACAATTTAGGAGAGAACGAAACctctggccttgtttggttcgcaCTAGGGTTCCTAGTGCACACAAGCcgagaaaaaaatctcgcatacataaagtgctaaatgaagtctatttgcaaaaaaatttcaggGATGGGTATGACTTTTcgggacgaatctaatgacggtaattaatcgatgattggctacagtgatgttacagtaaccatcctctaattacgtggtcaaaggcctcattagatttttcAGAGTTCCTAGTGCAGGGTTCTGGAGTTTGTTTtataaattgactttatttaacaccgtaattagcggtcaaagttttCTAGTACTCCCTAGTGCAGGAACCAAACAGGGTTGGCATATGTATGCTTCAAAGAGAAACCTGTTGGCATATACTTTAGGTGACGGAAAATAGGTTTTTTGAGTTTTGACTAGAACAAGTGGTCATGGTGCAAAAATATTATAAAGAGTGCAAGCCTAAATATGTTCATAATCAGGCTGAGATGAACCACTAAAACAGAGAAACTGTACATATATAGCTTTGTAAACCAGCAACGCTGATGCCAATATTGCAGGTATGAGGTCAGAATTTTATCCAAACTACATGTCAAGTACAACCCCTACACCCAGCAATAGAACAATGGTTTAATGAAATGTGCATTGCTCATACCTGGTTGAAGGTCCACGGGAAATCACTGGAAGATGCAGAGGAATGGGTGCCACACGAGATGCTGCAAGACAAGCACACCACATGTTAAAATGAGATGTGCCACAGTCAAGCCAGGAGCCAGCTCCTATGAACCAATCAAGGCCTCAATCCTCATCATCATGGATCGACAGAGTTAAGTTTATGCTACTGAAAATAGAGTAAACAACTCACTGTCAAATGCTAAATGAtttgcgcgcgcgcgcacacacaaaTCCAATGGCATACAGTAGACGCCTTATTATTGGTTGCATTTCTTTCAAAGATATATTgaaattgcaaaaaaaagaacaaataatGTGCATTTTATAACTGAGAAAAGTTTGGTGTACAGTATATCATTCAAGCAGAAAATGAGATGGTGTACAGTATAGGGTGAAGGAAAATAATTTCTCTTTACACCAACAAACGGTCACTCTGTAAAACGCCACTGCTAAGAATCTTGGATAAACATGTTGAAAATTTGGCTCAGCTGAATCTTTGAAACAATACATGTTGAGAATTGAAAAACGCAATGCTGCAAGTGCTTAGAGCAGCTCTGGAATATTCCTAACACCAAACTAGACAAGCATGGCTCCCGGCGGGTAACATTAGTGAGGCATGTGATATATTTCATTTTCATACCATTTCCTATGATTCAACAACTGTACAAAATTACGTACACCAGAATCTAATAGGCTAGCTGCTGACTGCATGGCGCCACGCTGTTGACAATGTGGCATGGCCTGACCATGGAACTCAAGAACACCCTCAGAACCTCTTCCGAGGCATCTCGCCTGAGCAAGGACACCACGTACTCCACCACCGCGGCGTCGCAGGGCAGCGTGATCTTGCCGTCGTCGCTCGCGAACCCAAACTCTTCTTGCGACAGCATCAGAAGCTCGCCGAAGACCACCGTGCCGAGGTACGCCAGGGGGACCTGGAATCGCCGGCCGTCGGCCGAGTACACGACGCAGTGGCCCTTGCTGGCCATGGAGTATGAGGTGCCGCATGATCCTTCGGCTTCTTCCGTTGGCGTCGACGTGAGCCGCTACTTCGCCAGAGCGGCCATTCTCTGCCACTTCTTCGCCATTTGGACAAGTCTCTTGGCGCTGATCATGGTTGCTTCCCCTGCTTTCCTGGCTGAATGTTCAGAGAACCTTCTGTGTCAGATGGTCTTTAGCCGCTGATGAGCTGATGAAAGTGTTGGTGCCAAGCTGATGAATTTATAGGTTGGACTGAGAAGAAAGTGAAGAGCATGCGGTTCAACTTGAACGTTTCAAGGGTAGCTATCAACTTAGACTGGCAAGGCAGACAAGGCCACGAGCTCATAACATGCAGTGCTCCATACCTCCATCTCCATGGACAAGCAGTGTGTGGTTTGATTGGATTTCTGAATTTCCATGGGGCCATCTGTTTGGCGCTTGTTGGAGCCACTTGTTGCAGCGTTTGGGTGCTAGGATATCACAATGTGCTGCCATACCGCAGTGCCTCATGTGTCTTGGGACATGTAAATTGGATCCAGATGTCGGTACCGGTTCTTTTCAGTGGTTGTGATTATTTAGTGGCTTAGTATGCCCCCTATCTTAAGATATCAGAAAACTTTTGTGCCGAGCAACTTCAACGGCCCAGAGACAACTTGCTCGACAGCTTCATATCACTTCTCTAATGCGCGGTCTGCAGCTGGATCACTGGCACACGTATCACTGTAGTAAGCTCCAGTTCGCAGCAGCTTCCTCCAGTTCCCTGCAattccatttttttccttttgttattATCATTCTTGAAGCATGCCACTGCCATCTGATTGAAACACGCAGTCCCATGGCTCCATGCTTCCCTGCCCTCAATTTGTTGTGGGCAGTGCCTTGTTTTCAGTCTGAACCTGCTCATGTATCTGATGGCGCAACTGCCAGCTGAACATCCACTTGAAGTGTGGCCCTAACACTTCACCTTGGCCCCAACAAACATGGGGTCATCGTGCCCCTCCCCTCGCGGCCTCGCCCGTACCGAAAGCGGCACACCACGATCCAAATTGTACTCCCAGACGCGTCTTCCAACATCGCACCCGCCGTGCTCGTGGCCTTTGCCTGGCTGGATCTCAGGATGCCTATATATGAAACTCAACGTTGCTGTCCATGTTCCAACTCGACATATTTCATAAGTAGCTTTCTCTGTTGGTTGCTTCAGACTGTGTGTCGGGTatcacgattagggacaccctaatcggggtactaagatcaccttaaaaaacacaaaacacccattaggcaactgggcccacgagggcccacggcctccttccaatctggaagaaagcaaaggactcaaagaagtccagtGTGCGGTCCATTCGCACCTCTCTCGGGCCcacgggacgatctccgcctcgctcgagggctcccaccGGAACCCTCGACtacgccccgcatctccgcctcgctcgagggtagcgaacctccCTCGAACAGGTAactcgtctccgcctcgctcgaggccacccctcggcataagggacaaatggccccgccgctcaaccgcccgttgtacggaggcattgaatgccaaccactcctccgcaGTGCTCAAGACAGACAGTGTCAGGACGCCATCCCCCACagcggctgtgaccggagtcccatccgccaactccggtcactgctccgccatcccgggcgctg
This window contains:
- the LOC120685995 gene encoding auxin-responsive protein SAUR36-like, which codes for MASKGHCVVYSADGRRFQVPLAYLGTVVFGELLMLSQEEFGFASDDGKITLPCDAAVVEYVVSLLRRDASEEVLRVFLSSMVRPCHIVNSVAPCSQQLAY